A stretch of Planococcus citri chromosome 5, ihPlaCitr1.1, whole genome shotgun sequence DNA encodes these proteins:
- the LOC135847394 gene encoding uncharacterized protein LOC135847394 has product MYPCYFTMNLLRFFLASWLIFMIVEEAVSKEAVLHRTRNESPLAVIKKHDTSKLQIAIPHAYESETYLSSYTYDDSVDENGPKEEFMVACPASGGKHLQVENNWKTRTSTTTDKSSLLFLSQYEEGASCSAPRFRPLINKVEEEHCNQLHADMYEVGYSVSNDEEGKDIQFLSTHKICYSNIEGEEATLYSFHRIESPDLLFMDEITELTDIRPLMRKQSYESVLDSSLSTKKSISGGEVYVHKFVGNEDMPNKRWKKTTIFLFNYVAITKNKDLFKGMIRADWYYRLYSYKKNIPLNLYSGTYRKVIQDTPPVDSFWRVIFDDAGNAIILVTQHTQKECGQDYLCEKNLQIKTYEEGGCIYTCSLDANGNLLKELGLPPLNITGDLDFILQSDKHSQITGIIEFLGNKSFKDALSNIDEDILKNATFLGESSGS; this is encoded by the exons ATGTATCCCTGTTACTTTACGATGAATTTGCTACGTTTTTTTCTTGCCAGCTGGTTGATTTTTATGATCGTCGAAGAAGCTGTCTCAA AGGAAGCTGTGTTGCACCGAACACGCAATGAATCTCCATTAGCTGTGATAAAAAAACACGACACATCTAAGCTACAAATCGCAATACCTCACGCATACGAATCAGAAACCTATCTTTCCAGTTATACTTACGATGATTCTGTAGACGAAAATGGCCCTAAAGAAGAATTTATGGTTGCCTGCCCTGCATCTGGAGGAAAACATTTACAAGTGGAAAACAATTGGAAAACTCGTACTTCGACGACGACTGACAAAAGTTCACTACTTTTTCTATCCCAGTACGAAGAAGGGGCCTCCTGCAGTGCGCCGCGTTTCAGACCCTTGATTAATAAAGTTGAAGAAGAACATTGCAACCAATTGCATGCAGACATGTATGAAGTCGGATATTCG GTATCGAACGACGAGGAAGGAAAG GATATTCAGTTTTTATCCACGCATAAAATATGCTATTCAAATATCGAAGGTGAAGAAGCTACACTATACTCATTTCACCGTATCGAATCACCAGATCTGCTATTTATGGATGAAATAACAGAACTTACCGATATAAGACCATTAATGCGTAAGCAAAGTTATGAATCGGTTTTGGATTCCAGTTTAAGCACCAAAAAGTCCATCAGTGGAGGCGAG GTTTATGTACATAAGTTCGTTGGAAATGAGGATATGCCAAACAAGCGATGGAAAAAGACaactatttttcttttcaattatgTTGCCATCACtaaaaataaagatttattcAAGGGCATGATCAGAGCTGATTGGTACTATCGACTGTACAGTTATAAA AAAAACATTCCGTTGAATTTGTACTCAGGTACATATCGAAAAGTGATTCAAGATACTCCACCTGTTGATTCATTTTGGagggttatttttgatgatgcCGGTAACGCCATTATTTTAGTAACCCAGCACACTCAAAAGGAATGCGGCCAAGAttatttatgtgaaaaaaatcttcaaataaaaacataCGAGGAAGGGGGCTGCATATATACCTGTTCGCTGGATGCGAATGGAAATCTACTCAAAGAGCTGGGTTTGCCACCCTTGAATATAACTGGAGACTTGGATTTCATACTTCAATCAGATAAGCATTCTCAAATCACTGGTATTATCGAATTCTTGGGCAATAAAAGTTTTAAGGATGCCCTGTCCAACATTGATgaggatattttgaaaaatgcaacctttctaggtgaatcatccGGATCATGA